The sequence TTATATTCCGCAAAAAATGCAGTAATGGAGATATGGGAGTAATAAGTGTTTAATAAAGACAAtacaaatatctatatattaagAAGATACAAACGAGAAAATGTTTAAATCAGTACTGGGTTAAACTTTAGGTAAGAAACAGGGGTCACAATGTTACAGAGATACAACaaatctcacagcaatgtgcacttggtataattatatcacagagctccaaagcaataaatgTCTCAGTAACATGCTGTATGTATcaaacaaaactcacagtaatgtaaagtgtgtatcacaaagctccacagcaataaaactctcagtaatgtaaagtgtgtatcacaaagctccacagcaataaaactcacagtaatgtaaagtgtgtatcacaaagctccacagcaataaaactctcagtaatgtaaagtgtgtatcacaaagctccacagcaataaaactcacagtaatgtaaagtgtgtatcacaaagctccacagcaataaaactcacagtaatgtaaagTGTGTATCAcaaagttccacagcaataaaactcacagtaatgtaaagtgtgtatcacaaagctccacagcaataaaactctcagtaatgtaaagtgtgtatcacaaagctccacagcaataaaactcacagtaatgtaaagtgtgtatcacaaagctccacagcaataaaactcacagtaatgtagttTGCCCCCAGTTAGTCATTAGTTAATCAGAAACGAGGAGTGTTGGCCTTTGATGAACACACTCAAGGCTGACTGACAGCCTCCCTCCTATATGcacagatttatttttatatttggtcTATAAAAAGACACATGCCATTGATCagaatatacacactgacagaattaTTTATTATCTGgacctgaaattcactttgaagtatcactttagtaagtaactctcACTACCAATGTGTCACCTCAGTGTTTTGCCCACAATGAGTCCTTGCCCACTGTGCATTTTTCTGGGCAAATTCCTGATCTCCTGGCAGCAGCTGGTGAATCACCATTAGGTACCGGTAGTTACAGATACCCCACTTTATGTTGTACTTGGTGAACCGCGAACTTGGAAGGAGCTTTATCTTAGCTCTCCTGGCCAAAATCCCAATGTAGGCATCTTCCACTGGAATTGGTGGAATAGTCTCAGCCACATTCAGGATTGTTCGAGTCACATCAAGAGATAAAATGTACCCAATGCCACTAGCGTACGGGGGGTAGAACTCCAGCTGGAAGTGTTGTCGTGAAACATACCATTTGCTGGTGTGATCCCGTGTTACCATACGTTTCTCCCTGGGAAACACTGAGCCAACATAAAGACCAGTTTTGGCCATGTTATGATTGGCTAAAAAGGCAGGAAGATGGTCAGTGTTGACAAAGCAGTCATCATCTGTTTTGAGAATGTACTGTGGTTGACACCTTTCTGATGCCCACTTCATCCCATGCATCACTTTCAACGTAAGATTTCGGTAGGTGTCCAGGTAGTTGCCCATCAGGATATCACCGTAAGTCGCTTGCTCCTTATGAATACGCCAGTCCAATTCAATGTCCACTGTACGACCAATCAGAAAGACAACTTGCCAGGGGTAGGTTGCTTCTGTGACTGGCGCAGCCCACGTCTCTCTTACTGCCTTCCTTGATTTGCGGTGTCCCGGATGGGAAGTCACTAAGATCATGAGGACCTGGTGGTCCTGGCATTTTGGTTCTTGCAGATCTTCTGAAAACAAAGATGAAAAATCAACCCCAGTTTTTTTGGAGGACAAGAAAGGTAAGATCGAACTCCATCGACCATCAATAAGTGACCTAGGAAGCTGAAACCAGAGCAATATGAGACAGAAGAAAGCACACAGCACGAGTTTCATACAATATGTGCGTTTCAGTGGCATTTCAGAAGGTCCAGTAAGTGACCACTGTTTGTACTTCTATAATGCAACAGACAGAGCTGAGCACACTGGATGTACTCTGAATCTGTAAACATTCAGGACAATGTTCACACTCGCTGCAGCAAGCacagaaaatatttaaatatgaaacTCTTACCCAACTCTAATGTGACAGCTTTCTCACTCTATCCTGCCAGGACAGGAGA comes from Pelobates fuscus isolate aPelFus1 chromosome 5, aPelFus1.pri, whole genome shotgun sequence and encodes:
- the LOC134612343 gene encoding beta-1,3-galactosyltransferase 5-like, translated to MPLKRTYCMKLVLCAFFCLILLWFQLPRSLIDGRWSSILPFLSSKKTGVDFSSLFSEDLQEPKCQDHQVLMILVTSHPGHRKSRKAVRETWAAPVTEATYPWQVVFLIGRTVDIELDWRIHKEQATYGDILMGNYLDTYRNLTLKVMHGMKWASERCQPQYILKTDDDCFVNTDHLPAFLANHNMAKTGLYVGSVFPREKRMVTRDHTSKWYVSRQHFQLEFYPPYASGIGYILSLDVTRTILNVAETIPPIPVEDAYIGILARRAKIKLLPSSRFTKYNIKWGICNYRYLMVIHQLLPGDQEFAQKNAQWARTHCGQNTEVTHW